One Silene latifolia isolate original U9 population chromosome 4, ASM4854445v1, whole genome shotgun sequence DNA segment encodes these proteins:
- the LOC141653255 gene encoding phosphoserine phosphatase, chloroplastic gives MDSLTRARVVQVPADHLKQCSRSFLYNSFPRVTLKLHQSSFGMLKTSKIITCAASPIQPLQASTTNRFDNTLPSKEVLELWRNIDAVCFDVDSTVCIDEGIDEFAEFCGAGKAVAEWTSRAMNGSVTFQEALAARLSLINPSFSQLQDFLEKNPPSLSPGIADLVKKLKAKNIDVYLVSGGFRQMINPVASILEIPLENIFANQMLFGSSGELLGFDENEPTSKSGGKPIAVQRIRKAHGYKTLGMIGDGATDLEARQPGGADLFICYAGVQLREPVAAKADWLVFSFKDLIDSLEQ, from the exons ATGGATTCGTTGACGAGGGCACGCGTTGTGCAAGTTCCTGCAGATCACTTAAAGCAATGTAGCCGGTCTTTTCTCTATAACTCGTTTCCTAGGGTAACTTTAAAGTTACATCAAAGTTCATTTGGGATGCTAAAGACTTCCAAGATCATAACTTGTGCAGCTTCTCCAATCCAGCCACTTCAAGCTTCAACTACAAATCGCTTTGATAACACACTGCCGTCCAAAG AGGTGCTTGAGTTATGGAGAAACATAGATGCTGTTTGTTTCGACGTTGATAGCACTGTCTGTATAGATGAAGGTATTGACGAGTTCGCTGAATTTTGTGGTGCTGGAAAAGCAGTTGCAGAGTGGACATCAAG AGCAATGAATGGATCCGTTACTTTTCAAGAGGCATTAGCAGCTAGGCTATCCTTGATAAACCCATCCTTTTCCCAACTCCAGGATTTCTTGGAGAAAAATCCTCCAAG TCTTTCTCCTGGAATAGCTGACCTGGTGAAGAAGCTAAAGGCTAAGAACATTGATGTATATTTAGTATCTGGAGGCTTCCGTCAGATGATTAAT CCTGTTGCATCAATCCTTGAAATTCCACTTGAGAACATCTTTGCCAATCAAATGCTTTTTGGAAGCTCGGGGGAATTACTGGGGTTTGATGAGAATGAACCTACGTCAAAGAGTGGAGGAAAACCTATAGCTGTTCAACGTATCCGAAAG GCCCATGGGTACAAAACATTAGGCATGATTGGAGACGGAGCTACAGATCTTGAG GCTCGTCAACCAGGTGGAGCCGACTTATTCATCTGCTATGCTGGAGTTCAACTCCGAGAGCCTGTTGCAGCAAAAGCCGACTGGCTTGTTTTCAGCTTTAAAGATCTTATCGATTCCTTGGAACAGTAA